In Candidatus Angelobacter sp., a single genomic region encodes these proteins:
- a CDS encoding inorganic phosphate transporter, giving the protein MTLTLVLVVILVALIFTYTNGFHDTANSIATVVGTRVLTPRQAILLATVTNLFGAMVGGAVAKTISSGLVDAPASSSSYMLICALVGAILWNLITWYVGLPSSSSHALVGGLCGAAFAAAHNDWNAIIWAKAPALGKHWWDGGGILYKVVLPMVLSPFIGFLIAFIVMGFLLFLLKNSKPGMVNRLFGKLQLVSSAYMGFSHGTNDAQKTMGIIALALAGATQTGIFDHLPPWLGFLYTPEAANPKDQHIDLWIKVLCALTMAAGTAAGGWRIIKTLGHKMVKLQPVHGFAAETAAATVLLGTAEMGMPVSTTHVITSSIMGVGSAKRLNAIKWRVVERIIWAWILTLPATAGVAYLFMRLVQFTGWVP; this is encoded by the coding sequence ATGACGCTGACACTGGTTCTTGTTGTCATCCTGGTGGCGTTGATTTTTACCTACACCAACGGCTTTCACGATACGGCCAATTCGATCGCCACGGTGGTTGGCACGCGTGTGCTGACTCCCAGGCAGGCTATCCTGCTTGCGACGGTGACCAATCTTTTCGGCGCGATGGTGGGCGGGGCCGTGGCGAAAACGATCTCGTCGGGCCTCGTCGACGCGCCGGCTTCGTCTTCCTCCTACATGCTGATTTGCGCGCTTGTGGGTGCGATTCTTTGGAACCTGATCACCTGGTATGTTGGTCTTCCCTCGAGTTCCAGTCACGCACTGGTGGGCGGCTTGTGCGGCGCGGCGTTTGCGGCCGCTCACAACGACTGGAACGCGATCATTTGGGCGAAGGCACCGGCCCTCGGCAAGCATTGGTGGGACGGCGGCGGCATCCTTTACAAGGTGGTTTTGCCGATGGTCCTCTCGCCGTTCATTGGATTTCTGATCGCCTTCATAGTGATGGGCTTTTTGCTGTTCTTGCTTAAGAATTCAAAACCCGGGATGGTCAACCGCCTCTTCGGCAAACTCCAGCTGGTCAGTTCGGCCTACATGGGTTTCAGCCACGGCACCAACGACGCACAGAAGACGATGGGTATCATAGCCCTGGCCCTCGCGGGCGCCACCCAGACCGGCATATTCGATCATCTTCCACCCTGGCTGGGTTTTCTTTACACACCGGAGGCTGCCAACCCCAAGGATCAACATATCGATCTTTGGATAAAGGTGCTTTGTGCCCTGACAATGGCGGCGGGAACGGCCGCGGGCGGCTGGCGCATCATCAAGACGCTTGGCCACAAGATGGTCAAACTTCAACCCGTCCATGGGTTCGCTGCGGAAACCGCCGCGGCGACGGTGCTTCTCGGAACGGCGGAAATGGGCATGCCGGTCTCGACCACGCATGTCATCACTTCGTCCATCATGGGCGTCGGCTCGGCCAAACGATTGAACGCCATCAAATGGCGCGTCGTGGAGCGCATCATCTGGGC
- a CDS encoding DUF47 family protein: MFSLQEVFGKADKFFGLLEASAEEARASVQALVKAVKDRDQNQSLDEFVLTRRKEKRITEQISEELVKTFVTALEREDIEALSNALYKIPKTAEKFAERFVLGVERLRDVDFSRHAAMLEKATDTITSMVKQLRAGHELEEMKEQNDRLQYIEGEADKLMLELYRDLYSGRHDPVKVVMLKDLYELLEKVVDRCRDAGNVIYNIVLKNS, translated from the coding sequence ATGTTTTCCCTGCAAGAAGTATTCGGCAAGGCGGATAAGTTCTTTGGGCTGCTGGAAGCCAGTGCCGAGGAGGCCCGGGCCAGCGTTCAGGCGCTCGTCAAGGCCGTCAAGGACCGGGACCAGAATCAATCGTTGGACGAGTTTGTCCTCACCCGGCGAAAGGAAAAGCGGATCACCGAACAGATCAGCGAAGAACTGGTGAAGACTTTCGTCACCGCGCTGGAGCGGGAAGATATCGAAGCCCTCTCAAACGCCCTGTACAAAATACCCAAGACGGCCGAGAAGTTCGCTGAACGCTTCGTTCTGGGCGTTGAACGCCTGAGGGACGTGGATTTTTCGCGGCACGCGGCCATGCTTGAAAAGGCGACTGACACGATCACTTCAATGGTCAAACAGCTTCGCGCCGGGCACGAGCTCGAAGAGATGAAGGAGCAGAACGACCGGCTTCAATACATCGAAGGCGAGGCCGACAAACTGATGCTCGAATTGTATCGCGACCTTTACAGCGGCCGACACGACCCGGTCAAGGTGGTGATGCTGAAAGATCTTTACGAATTGCTGGAAAAGGTGGTGGACCGCTGCCGGGACGCCGGCAATGTCATTTACAACATCGTCCTCAAGAACTCCTGA